One genomic segment of Myxococcales bacterium includes these proteins:
- a CDS encoding TetR/AcrR family transcriptional regulator yields the protein MVSGAESSERGSIPPTRDTRDFPQQRARDTRQRLLEAAELAFTQRGYDETQTPDIAERAGVAVGTFYRYFSDKRQAFVELVEQHLERSYQSVMNRLTPDSFASTRTTRERRAAVDQVIDILFESTSVNPRLSREFMAVAMRDAEIAKLRDDYEERGRVVLAALIRQSVSEARIPDAAAAAHVISVAAQDVAFVTVGLRGPPPSPRQARAMRAALADMLYRYAFGED from the coding sequence GTGGTTTCCGGGGCGGAGAGCTCCGAGCGCGGTTCCATCCCGCCGACCCGGGACACCCGGGACTTCCCCCAGCAGCGCGCCCGGGACACCCGCCAGCGCCTGCTGGAGGCGGCCGAGCTGGCGTTCACCCAGCGCGGGTACGACGAGACCCAGACCCCGGACATCGCAGAGCGGGCGGGTGTGGCCGTCGGCACCTTCTATCGCTACTTCAGTGACAAACGCCAAGCGTTCGTCGAGCTCGTCGAGCAACACCTCGAGCGTTCTTATCAGAGCGTGATGAACCGCCTGACACCGGACTCGTTCGCGTCGACCCGGACCACCCGCGAACGCCGAGCTGCCGTGGACCAGGTGATCGACATCTTGTTCGAGAGCACCTCGGTGAATCCGCGATTGTCACGCGAGTTCATGGCCGTGGCCATGCGCGACGCGGAGATCGCGAAGCTGCGCGACGACTACGAGGAGCGGGGCCGGGTCGTGCTCGCGGCCCTGATCCGCCAGAGTGTGTCCGAGGCGCGCATTCCCGACGCAGCGGCCGCGGCACACGTGATCTCGGTGGCCGCGCAGGATGTGGCCTTCGTCACGGTCGGCCTGCGCGGGCCGCCGCCGTCGCCACGCCAGGCCCGCGCAATGCGCGCTGCGCTCGCCGACATGCTGTACCGGTACGCCTTCGGCGAGGACTGA
- the amrS gene encoding AmmeMemoRadiSam system radical SAM enzyme, producing the protein MPELDSAYALGRWQHPLPDGRIQCDLCPRYCKLNDGQRAFCFIRERVGDAIYLTSYGRATGFCVDPIEKKPLNHFYPGSSVLSFGTAGCNLGCKFCQNWDISKAKEIERLSDRATPEQVAAAAVEAGCKSVAFTYNDPVIFAEYAIDAAKACRERDVKTVAVTAGYITPEARQDFFSVIDAANVDLKAFTPEFYRKLCAAELEPVLDTLRFLKHETDVWLEVTTLLIPGHNDSVEEVDRLCDWFLRELGPDVPLHFSAFHPDFKLLDLSATPPETCKRARAQALAHGLRFVYSGNIHDVTGGSTVCPSCSAVLIERDWYQIGAYRLSGNQCAACGEKIPGQFAADGLRDQWGRKRLRIAIG; encoded by the coding sequence ATGCCCGAACTGGACTCCGCGTACGCCCTCGGCCGCTGGCAGCACCCGCTGCCGGACGGACGCATCCAGTGCGACCTGTGCCCGCGTTACTGCAAGCTCAACGACGGGCAGCGAGCGTTCTGTTTCATTCGGGAGCGTGTGGGCGACGCCATCTACCTCACCAGCTACGGTCGGGCGACGGGCTTCTGTGTCGATCCAATCGAGAAAAAGCCACTCAATCACTTCTATCCGGGGTCGTCCGTCCTGAGCTTCGGAACGGCGGGCTGCAACCTCGGCTGCAAGTTCTGCCAGAACTGGGACATCTCGAAGGCGAAGGAAATCGAGCGACTGTCGGACCGCGCGACACCGGAGCAGGTCGCCGCTGCTGCCGTGGAAGCTGGCTGCAAGAGTGTTGCCTTCACCTACAACGACCCGGTGATCTTCGCCGAATACGCCATTGATGCGGCAAAAGCCTGCCGAGAACGGGACGTGAAGACGGTGGCCGTCACGGCCGGCTACATCACACCGGAGGCCAGGCAGGACTTCTTCTCCGTCATCGATGCGGCCAACGTCGACCTCAAGGCGTTCACACCGGAGTTCTATCGAAAGCTGTGCGCCGCCGAGCTCGAACCCGTGCTGGACACGCTGCGCTTCCTCAAGCACGAGACGGATGTCTGGCTCGAGGTCACCACGCTGCTGATCCCGGGTCACAACGACTCCGTGGAAGAGGTCGACCGCCTGTGTGATTGGTTCCTGCGTGAGCTTGGCCCCGACGTACCGCTTCACTTCAGCGCGTTCCACCCAGACTTCAAGCTGCTCGACCTCTCGGCCACACCCCCGGAGACCTGCAAACGCGCCCGAGCCCAGGCCCTCGCGCACGGCCTTCGGTTTGTCTACTCGGGCAACATTCACGACGTGACCGGCGGCTCCACCGTCTGCCCGAGTTGCAGCGCCGTGCTGATCGAGCGCGACTGGTACCAGATCGGTGCCTACCGCTTGAGCGGAAATCAGTGTGCGGCCTGCGGCGAGAAGATCCCGGGGCAGTTCGCTGCCGACGGCCTGCGCGATCAATGGGGCCGAAAACGCCTGCGGATCGCCATCGGCTGA
- a CDS encoding cellulase family glycosylhydrolase translates to MRAGLLFGLALGACACGSQEAEVGLGSNAPCSEPGVKGDPLGVQCGQLIDSAGRVVFLRGVNARVRGVFDVSFDDGRIPLEEIPEFAAGDATALRDFGFDALRLPIDWSAVEPTKEGGFDQAYLDRVEEVVDLAHAAGLRVLLDLHQDAYSKEIGEDGAPLWAIVPPPTKLLEGPLTDLEQRRTSKQVLDAFETFFGDGEDGTLLRGRFTQMATHVIERFAAHPAVIGLEIFNEPQATMQGVARLNAAAYPALRAAAPNKLYVFEPPVIRNVLDTAPVPEAPLGPMTGYAPHVYTLAFVSSDAQKQAMTKETLRNSHVNARAEAEAWQAPLIITEWGFGPAALKASEYFTWQSELQEQYFASSFFWLWKEQSQGSWGCFDYHTATDAFEPRDSVKRALARVRPMAIAGWPTRVEFDRATGVFELELDGNPRVHEPHRIGIAPLLGEALAVECDGVPVDFVSPMPGELAVDCGKGSAEHHVLRVSVAPAP, encoded by the coding sequence GTGCGTGCGGGTCTGCTTTTTGGTTTGGCACTGGGCGCCTGCGCGTGCGGCTCGCAGGAGGCCGAGGTCGGGCTGGGATCCAACGCACCTTGTAGCGAACCCGGCGTGAAGGGTGATCCGCTCGGCGTGCAGTGTGGGCAGCTCATCGACAGCGCTGGGCGCGTCGTCTTCTTGCGTGGGGTGAACGCGCGGGTACGCGGTGTGTTCGACGTGAGCTTCGATGACGGGAGAATTCCGCTCGAAGAGATCCCGGAGTTCGCGGCTGGTGATGCTACGGCACTCCGAGATTTTGGCTTCGACGCGCTGCGCCTGCCCATCGACTGGAGCGCGGTCGAACCGACCAAGGAGGGGGGCTTCGACCAGGCCTACCTCGATCGTGTCGAAGAGGTGGTGGACCTCGCGCACGCTGCCGGACTCCGGGTGCTGCTCGATCTGCACCAGGACGCCTACAGTAAGGAGATCGGCGAGGACGGTGCGCCGCTCTGGGCCATCGTCCCACCGCCCACGAAGCTGCTGGAGGGACCACTGACCGATCTCGAGCAGCGGCGCACCAGCAAACAGGTGCTCGACGCATTCGAGACGTTCTTCGGCGACGGCGAAGACGGGACGCTCTTGCGCGGGCGTTTCACCCAGATGGCGACTCATGTCATCGAGCGATTTGCGGCTCACCCCGCGGTCATCGGCCTGGAGATCTTCAACGAGCCCCAGGCCACGATGCAGGGTGTGGCGCGACTGAATGCCGCCGCGTACCCGGCGCTCCGAGCTGCAGCGCCGAACAAACTCTACGTGTTCGAGCCGCCGGTGATCCGCAACGTGCTCGATACCGCGCCGGTGCCGGAAGCGCCGCTCGGGCCGATGACGGGTTACGCGCCGCACGTCTACACCCTGGCCTTCGTCAGCAGCGACGCCCAGAAGCAGGCGATGACCAAGGAGACCCTGCGAAATTCTCACGTCAACGCGCGGGCCGAGGCTGAGGCGTGGCAGGCTCCGCTGATCATCACGGAGTGGGGATTTGGCCCTGCGGCGCTCAAGGCCAGCGAATACTTCACCTGGCAGAGTGAGCTGCAAGAGCAGTACTTTGCGTCTTCGTTTTTTTGGTTGTGGAAGGAGCAGTCCCAGGGAAGTTGGGGCTGTTTCGACTACCACACGGCGACCGACGCATTCGAGCCACGGGACAGCGTGAAGCGGGCGCTCGCGCGGGTTCGGCCGATGGCCATCGCGGGCTGGCCGACGCGCGTCGAGTTCGATCGGGCCACGGGTGTGTTCGAGCTCGAGCTGGACGGGAATCCGCGCGTGCACGAGCCGCATCGCATTGGCATTGCCCCGTTGCTCGGCGAAGCACTGGCTGTGGAGTGCGACGGCGTTCCCGTCGACTTCGTCTCGCCGATGCCGGGAGAGCTCGCGGTCGATTGTGGAAAAGGCAGCGCGGAGCACCACGTTCTTCGGGTTTCCGTGGCGCCCGCACCCTGA
- a CDS encoding ferritin-like domain-containing protein, whose protein sequence is MDAPQKRMLNVECIETQLDVNFNWGYEKTREDLRDLYRKAKQSQWDAEERLDWSIDVDIEKAQIPEFMHPLYGSDIYAKLDEKKHLELRREMPAWSQSQFLHGEQGALLVAAQLVNSVPDIESKLYAGTQVVDEARHVEVFDRYLHEKIGNSYPISPHLRALLDRILKDSRWDMKLLGMQIMVEGLALAAFGVTRAYIEEPLLKALTTYVIQDEARHVAYGVLSLRDFYRDQKESEVREREDFVYEAAVLMRDRFLFQEVWEKTGLPVKECMEITLNNQGQQEFRKMLFSKIVPAVKKAGLLSDRQRERFHELGILQYEDWQDPFQALQEAEAEQRAERAA, encoded by the coding sequence ATGGACGCACCGCAGAAACGCATGCTGAACGTCGAATGCATCGAGACCCAGCTCGATGTGAACTTCAACTGGGGCTACGAGAAGACCCGCGAAGATTTGCGGGACCTCTACCGCAAGGCCAAACAATCCCAGTGGGACGCCGAAGAGCGCCTGGACTGGTCCATCGACGTCGACATCGAGAAGGCCCAGATCCCGGAGTTCATGCACCCGCTCTACGGCTCGGACATCTACGCCAAGCTCGACGAGAAGAAGCACCTCGAGCTGAGGCGTGAGATGCCGGCGTGGAGCCAGTCGCAGTTTCTCCACGGTGAGCAGGGCGCGCTCCTGGTGGCCGCGCAGCTGGTGAACTCGGTTCCCGACATCGAATCGAAGCTCTACGCCGGGACGCAGGTCGTCGACGAGGCGCGGCACGTCGAGGTGTTCGATCGCTACTTGCACGAGAAGATCGGCAACTCGTACCCCATCAGCCCGCACCTGCGGGCGCTGCTCGACCGCATCCTCAAGGATTCGCGCTGGGACATGAAGCTCCTGGGCATGCAGATCATGGTCGAAGGCCTGGCTTTGGCGGCCTTCGGTGTGACCCGTGCGTACATCGAGGAGCCCTTGCTCAAGGCTTTGACGACCTATGTGATCCAGGACGAGGCACGGCACGTGGCGTATGGCGTGCTCTCGCTGCGCGACTTCTACAGGGACCAGAAGGAGTCCGAGGTGCGCGAGCGGGAGGACTTCGTGTACGAGGCTGCGGTGCTGATGCGCGACCGCTTCCTGTTCCAGGAGGTCTGGGAAAAGACCGGCCTGCCGGTGAAGGAGTGCATGGAGATCACGCTGAACAACCAGGGTCAGCAGGAGTTCCGGAAGATGCTCTTCTCCAAGATCGTGCCCGCCGTGAAGAAGGCCGGCCTGCTCTCCGACCGGCAGCGTGAGCGCTTCCACGAGCTGGGGATCTTGCAGTACGAAGACTGGCAAGATCCCTTCCAGGCGTTGCAGGAGGCCGAGGCCGAGCAGCGAGCCGAGCGCGCAGCCTGA
- a CDS encoding alpha/beta fold hydrolase, whose protein sequence is MGLFSGLGKVGGRSPPAVGLTPADVVHAENKWRLLRYRPRPEGRAHTTPILCVPSLINRHYVLDLLPGKSFIEYMVARGHDVYCVDWGTPGDEDRYVTFDDVCDRYLGRALSKSAQLSGSENAHVLGYCLGGTLAAIHATVHPERFASLCALAAPIGFVDTGLLSAWTRSKSFDLKAVVAATGNVPWQLMQSAFHLLRPTMTLSKAVHIADRLWDDEFMNGFLALETWGNDNVSFPGACYERYVEELYRNDALLAGSFTLSGKPARLEAIVCPTLAVTFEHDNIVLPDSAAVLLERISSDDKHRIHLAGGHVGAVVSKKAAQGLWPAIAKFWEDRDVPVPAAEDEALVERPRRAARRTSARSSKRQPR, encoded by the coding sequence ATGGGTTTGTTCTCGGGGCTCGGTAAGGTTGGCGGTCGCAGCCCGCCGGCCGTGGGCTTGACCCCTGCGGACGTGGTCCATGCCGAGAACAAATGGCGGCTGCTGCGCTATCGGCCGCGCCCCGAGGGTCGTGCCCACACGACTCCAATCCTGTGCGTGCCGTCGCTGATCAATCGGCACTACGTGCTCGATCTGCTGCCTGGCAAGAGTTTCATCGAGTACATGGTGGCGCGGGGGCACGACGTGTACTGCGTCGACTGGGGAACACCCGGCGACGAGGACCGGTACGTGACCTTCGACGACGTGTGCGACCGTTATCTCGGCCGGGCGCTCAGCAAGTCTGCGCAGCTTTCGGGTAGCGAGAACGCACACGTGCTCGGCTATTGCCTGGGGGGCACCCTCGCCGCGATCCACGCGACCGTTCACCCGGAGCGCTTTGCGTCGCTGTGTGCGCTGGCCGCGCCCATTGGCTTCGTCGACACAGGCCTGCTCAGCGCGTGGACGCGCTCGAAGAGCTTCGACTTGAAGGCCGTCGTGGCCGCGACGGGCAACGTGCCGTGGCAGCTCATGCAGTCGGCGTTTCACCTGTTGAGGCCCACGATGACCTTGTCCAAGGCCGTGCACATCGCCGATCGGCTCTGGGACGACGAGTTCATGAACGGGTTTCTGGCGCTGGAAACCTGGGGCAACGACAATGTTTCGTTCCCCGGCGCTTGTTACGAGCGCTACGTCGAGGAGCTCTACCGGAACGACGCACTGCTCGCGGGGAGCTTCACGCTGTCGGGCAAACCAGCGCGGCTCGAGGCGATCGTGTGCCCCACTCTCGCCGTGACGTTCGAGCACGACAACATCGTCTTGCCGGATAGCGCGGCCGTTTTGCTAGAGCGCATCAGCTCCGATGACAAACATCGGATCCATCTTGCGGGTGGCCACGTCGGCGCGGTGGTCTCCAAAAAGGCCGCCCAGGGGCTCTGGCCGGCGATCGCGAAGTTCTGGGAAGATCGCGACGTGCCGGTGCCAGCGGCCGAGGACGAGGCTCTTGTGGAACGCCCGCGGCGTGCTGCCAGGCGAACGTCGGCGCGCAGCTCGAAGCGTCAGCCGCGATGA
- a CDS encoding 7-carboxy-7-deazaguanine synthase QueE: MASTSMPTLKVSEIFESIQGEGASAGEPAVFLRLATCNLHCSYCDTKYTWDFNAHRYEDEVKTRRLDDVAAELDLARARRLVVTGGEPLLQSSALGKLLEEIADAFVVEVETNGTLAPTAELIARVAQWNVSPKLSGSGNREGLRLRPAVLAEFRKTQRAWLKLVVADERDVAEAAELVARLSWPSERVLLMPEAQTRDELHARSPLVSAASLARGFGFSPRLHIERFGGRRGT, translated from the coding sequence GTGGCTTCCACTTCCATGCCCACGCTGAAGGTCTCGGAGATCTTCGAGAGCATTCAGGGCGAAGGCGCGAGCGCCGGGGAGCCTGCGGTGTTCTTGCGTTTGGCCACCTGCAACCTGCACTGCAGCTACTGCGACACCAAGTACACGTGGGACTTCAACGCTCATCGGTACGAGGACGAGGTGAAGACACGTCGGCTCGATGACGTTGCTGCAGAGCTTGACCTGGCTCGCGCGCGGCGCCTGGTGGTGACGGGGGGAGAGCCACTGCTTCAGTCCTCGGCGCTCGGGAAACTGCTGGAAGAGATCGCGGATGCTTTCGTCGTGGAGGTCGAGACCAACGGCACGCTCGCGCCGACAGCGGAGCTCATCGCGCGGGTCGCGCAGTGGAACGTGTCGCCAAAACTGTCCGGCAGCGGCAATCGTGAGGGTCTGCGCCTGCGACCGGCGGTCCTGGCAGAATTCCGGAAAACACAGCGCGCTTGGCTGAAGCTGGTGGTGGCCGACGAGCGCGACGTCGCCGAAGCGGCGGAGCTGGTCGCGCGCCTCAGCTGGCCGAGTGAGCGGGTCCTGCTCATGCCCGAGGCCCAGACCCGCGACGAGCTTCACGCTCGATCACCGCTGGTCTCGGCCGCGAGTCTCGCACGCGGATTCGGATTTTCACCGCGCCTTCATATCGAACGCTTCGGCGGGCGGCGCGGCACCTGA
- a CDS encoding MBL fold metallo-hydrolase, which yields MANVREIADALWVGDAKTSELQPISLLLGLEEMQPGLAFLSSFGNVIALESQGELALVDTGGFFMAGQNHAHVREWSKAPLRRAIYTHGHVDHAFGLPPFEAERQGAVEVFAHEAVKDRFDRYQLTAGYNRVINGRQFGMAAWPTEYRYPDQTYRERLVIKHGAETIELTHARGETDDHTYAWLPERRVLCTGDLFIWASPNCGNPQKVQRFPREWAAALRQMAALGADLLLPGHGPPIEGNDRVEQALTESAELLEFLVEETLSRMNAGLRLDTILAEVKAPARLLARPYLRPVYDEPEFIVRNLWRLYGGWWDGNPARLKPAPDAKVGSEVAALAGGVGALSARAEALAAEGELSLASHLIELAFAAAPTDPEVRRVRASVYFARSSAEVSLMARNIFRAAAEET from the coding sequence ATGGCGAACGTGCGTGAGATTGCCGATGCACTCTGGGTGGGGGACGCCAAGACCTCCGAGCTGCAGCCGATATCCCTGCTGCTCGGCCTCGAAGAGATGCAGCCGGGTCTGGCTTTTCTGTCCAGCTTCGGCAACGTGATTGCCCTCGAGAGCCAGGGGGAGCTGGCACTCGTCGATACCGGCGGGTTCTTCATGGCCGGTCAGAACCATGCCCACGTTCGCGAGTGGTCGAAGGCCCCGCTGCGGCGCGCGATCTACACGCATGGCCACGTCGACCACGCGTTCGGGCTGCCGCCCTTCGAGGCCGAACGACAGGGCGCCGTCGAGGTGTTCGCGCACGAAGCCGTGAAAGATCGCTTCGATCGCTACCAGCTCACCGCCGGCTACAACCGCGTGATCAACGGTCGGCAGTTCGGCATGGCGGCGTGGCCCACCGAATATCGGTACCCCGACCAGACCTATCGCGAGCGCCTGGTCATCAAGCACGGCGCCGAGACCATCGAGCTCACGCACGCCCGCGGCGAGACCGACGACCACACCTACGCCTGGCTGCCCGAGCGCCGCGTCTTGTGCACCGGAGATCTCTTCATCTGGGCCTCCCCGAACTGCGGAAATCCCCAGAAAGTGCAGCGTTTTCCCCGCGAATGGGCGGCTGCGCTGCGCCAGATGGCTGCGCTCGGAGCAGACCTGCTCTTGCCGGGCCACGGTCCCCCCATCGAGGGCAACGATCGGGTCGAACAGGCGCTCACCGAGAGCGCAGAGCTGCTCGAGTTCCTCGTCGAAGAGACCCTCTCCCGCATGAACGCCGGCCTGCGGCTGGACACGATTCTCGCGGAAGTGAAGGCGCCAGCGCGTCTGCTGGCTCGTCCCTATCTGAGACCAGTCTACGACGAACCGGAGTTCATCGTGCGCAACCTGTGGCGCCTCTACGGGGGCTGGTGGGACGGCAATCCCGCGCGACTCAAGCCGGCACCGGATGCCAAGGTCGGGTCGGAGGTTGCGGCGCTGGCCGGCGGTGTCGGTGCGCTTTCGGCCCGGGCCGAGGCCCTCGCCGCGGAAGGCGAGCTTTCGCTGGCGTCGCACCTGATCGAGCTCGCCTTCGCTGCGGCGCCCACCGATCCGGAGGTGCGCCGGGTCCGCGCGAGCGTCTATTTCGCGCGGTCTTCGGCGGAAGTCAGCCTGATGGCTCGCAACATCTTCCGCGCCGCGGCGGAAGAGACCTGA
- the rph gene encoding ribonuclease PH → MTDKRKGLPRRSIRPVEVKPGFHRFAEGSVLYRAGGTQILVTASIDDGVPDFLRGRGKGWITAEYQMHPRANPKRRENRDGRDKPLSGRSREIQRLIGRSLRAAVDLDRLGERSIVIDADVLEADGGTRTAAITGGFIALALAVDKLRLDRTVIRDQVAAVSVGHVDGEYALDLCYAEDSTARVDLNVVATASGGMVEIQGTAEGEPVPRSDMDAMIDLGLEGVNELCNVQRQAIEAAGVDLARLMRK, encoded by the coding sequence ATGACTGACAAGCGCAAAGGCCTGCCCCGCCGATCGATCCGACCCGTCGAGGTGAAGCCCGGGTTTCACCGATTTGCAGAGGGGTCGGTGCTCTACCGCGCCGGGGGCACACAGATCTTGGTCACCGCGTCGATCGACGACGGGGTTCCGGATTTTCTTCGCGGGCGTGGCAAGGGCTGGATCACCGCCGAGTATCAGATGCACCCGCGGGCCAACCCAAAACGACGCGAGAACCGCGACGGCCGCGACAAACCCCTGTCGGGTCGCTCTCGGGAGATCCAGCGACTGATCGGGCGCTCGCTGCGCGCGGCCGTCGATCTCGACCGCCTGGGTGAGCGCAGCATCGTCATCGACGCCGACGTGCTCGAGGCCGATGGCGGCACCCGCACGGCCGCCATCACCGGTGGTTTCATCGCGCTCGCGCTGGCCGTCGACAAACTCCGCCTCGACCGCACCGTGATCCGCGATCAGGTCGCCGCAGTGAGCGTCGGCCACGTCGATGGCGAGTACGCCCTCGACCTTTGTTATGCAGAAGACAGCACCGCCCGCGTCGACCTGAACGTGGTGGCGACTGCGAGCGGCGGCATGGTGGAAATTCAGGGCACCGCGGAGGGTGAACCGGTTCCGCGCTCGGACATGGACGCGATGATCGATCTCGGGCTCGAAGGAGTGAACGAGCTGTGCAACGTGCAACGACAGGCGATCGAGGCTGCCGGGGTGGATCTGGCTCGATTGATGCGAAAGTGA